In Natranaerovirga pectinivora, the sequence CCATACTGATAAAAATAAAAATCATAAGAACCAAGGATAGACCTGATCCAACATGCCAATTGTTTGTATACTTAAATTGATTTTCAATAACATTACCGATTAATAGCACTTTTCCTCCACCTAATAAATTGGAAATAACAAATGTCGTTACAGAAGGCACAAAAACCATAGTAATACCACTAATCACACCTGGTAAGCTTAAAGGAAATATTACTTTAAAAAATGTCTGAAATTTGTTAGCACCAAGATCTTCTGCCGCTTCTATTAGAGAAGAATCAATTTTAACAAGGACATTATAAATAGGAAGAATCATAAAAGGCAGAAAATTGTATACCATACCTAATACAACGGCATTTTGAGTGTTAATAATATGTATCGTAGGAAGATGTAATGCTCTAAGGATAGAGTTAATGACCCCATTATTCTCAAGTAAGGTTAACCAAGCATATGTTCTTAATAAAAAATTCATCCACATAGGCAGAACAAAAATAAATAAAATAAAACTATTTCTTCCTACTTTATTTTTAGCTAAAATCAATGCCAACGGATAAGCAAGGAGTAAGCATAAGACCGTACTTAAAAAAGCAAGCCAACTTGCTAGTCTTAATGACTTCCAATTTACCTGTTCTGTAATTTTGAATATATTTTCAAAAGTAAAACTTAATCCTTCTGGCGTGTTTACTGTTAAACCATAGTAAAATATAGCACCAATAGGAACAATGGTAAAAACAATAATCCATAAAATATATGGAAAACTTAAAAGGCGTTTATTCACTTATTACACCGCCTTTTTTCATAATATGTATGTTAAAAGGTTTCACTTGAATACTCACTTCTGTATCCACAGCAAATAATTTTGTACTCTGTACAAGCCACTCAAAATCTATTGTTTGAACTGTCATTTCATAATGAACACCTTTAAATATTGTAGAAGTTACCCTTCCTTTTATTGGGCTCTCGTCCTTGTGTACTAACTTAACATCCTCTGGTCTTATAACCACATCCACTATTTCATTTGGCCCAAACCCTTTATCTACACAAGGAAGGTTAACATCAAATAACTCTACCAATTCATCTTTAATCATTTTACCTTCTAATATATTGCTTTCACCAATAAAGTCCGCTACAAAAGCATTCTTTGGCTCATTATAAATATCTTCTGGCGTGCCTATTTGTTGTATAACCCCTCCATTCATAACCACAATGGTATCTGACATCGTAAGGGCTTCTTCTTGGTCATGGGTCACATAAATAAATGTAATGCCTAACTCTCTTTGAAGCTTTTTAAGTTCTAATTGCATATCTTGCCTTAATTTTAAGTCTAGGGCCCCTAGTGGTTCATCTAATAGCAATACCTCTGGTTCATTTACAATGGCTCTGGCTATAGCAATTCTTTGTTGTTGACCACCACTTAATGAATTAATAGAACGTTTTTCAAATCCTTTTAGATTAACTAGATTAAGTACATATTCTACTTTTTCTTTTATCTCTTTTTGCCCCATCTTTTTTAACTTTAATCCAAATGCAATATTCTCTTCTATATTTAAATGTGGAAACAATGCATACTTTTGAAATACCGTATTCACTTTTCTCTCATAAGGAGGGGCTTTTGTTATATCTTTATTCTCAAAGATAACTTGACCACTATCAGGGCTTTCAAACCCACCTATAATGCGTAAAGTAGTGGTTTTACCACAGCCACTTGGTCCAAGTAATGTTAAAAATTCATTTCTTCTTATATAAAGGTTAAGATTCTCTAATACCTTCGTTCCGTCAAATGATTTAGCTATATTGACTAAATCTATAATTTTATCATTCAAAATAAATCCCCCTCTATTTTAAAAAATTTCTAGAAACTTGGTGGAGAACTTACCCAAATCAAACTTGCCACAATCTTACCTGTATTTTCTACAAAGTGGGTTTTATCAGGCACAAAATAAAAAGATTCCCCTTTTTTTGCTTTATATATCTCACTACCTATGTGTATGGCGATACTTCCATTTAATACATAACCAAACTCTTCTCCTTCATGTGGATAATCTGGTAATGTTGATCCCCCTGGCTCAAGATTCAAAAGGATTGGTTCCATACTGTTTTTTTGAGCATTTGGAATAATCCATTGTATTTCATTTTTTAGTTCAACATCATTTTTTATAAAGTAATCCGATTTTTTAAAAACTACCTGTTCGTCTTTTATATCATTAAAGAAATCTTTTAGATTAGAGCCAAGACATTGTAAAATATCAATAAGACTCGCAATAGAAGGAGATGTCAAATCCCTTTCTAATTGGGAAATAAAGCCTTTTGACAATTCCGAACGATCTGCAAGCTCTTCTTGGGTTAATCCTTTTTGCATTCTTAAACGTTTTATTTTTTGTCCTATCTTCATATTACACCTTTTTTCCTCATTTTCTCTATTAAAAACATTTCTAATTTACATTTAAAATACTACCACTAAACTTATAGTTTAGTTAAACTAAACTTTATTATACACCTTTTCAATTAGGTGTCAATATAATTTGATAAAAAATATAAGTTTTTTTCTATACAATTCTGTTAGCACTCTAATGAAATGAGTGCTAATTTTCTCTTGACACAGTAATTTAGTAATATTATTATATTAATGGAAGAAATTTTATTATATTAGGAGGGAACTTAATGATTAATGAAAATGGAAGTTTATCAATTCATAGCGAAAATATTTTTCCAATTATAAAGAAATGGTTGTACTCTGATCATGATATTTTTGTTAGAGAGCTTATTTCAAATGCTTGTGACGCAATTACAAAATTAAAAAAACTAGATATAATGGGTGAATACACAATACCTGATAACACCCACTTTAAAGTTGAAGTAAAGCTTAACGAAAATAACAAAACCATACAAATCATTGATAATGGTCTTGGTATGACTGCTGATGAAATCAAACAATATATCAATCAAATTGCTTTTTCAGGAGCAGAAGATTTCTTAAATAAATACAAAGACAAAGCAAATCAAGAACAAATCATTGGACATTTTGGATTAGGTTTTTATTCAGCATTTATGGTTGCTGACACTGTTACAATTGACACTCTATCATATGTAGATGGTGCAACACCTGTTAAATGGGAATGTGATGGGGGTACAGAATTCACTTTAAGTGAAGGCACACGTACTGAAAGAGGTACAACAATTACCTTACATATAGGTGATGAAGGAAAAGAATTCCTTAGAGAGTACCCACTAAAATCAACCATAGAAAAATACTGTTCTTTTATGCCTTATGATATTTTCTTTATTAATGAAAATGAAGAGGAAACTAAAAAAGAAACAGATACTAAAGAAGAAACAGAAGAACCACAACCTTTAAATGATACAAACCCATTATGGTTAAAGCATCCAAATGATTGTACTGAAGAAGAATACAAAGCATTTTACAGAAAAGTATTTATGGACTTTAAAGAGCCTTTATTCTGGATTCACCTTAATATGGATTATCCATTTAACCTTAAAGGTATTCTATTCTTCCCAAAAATCAATAATGAATATGAGAATATGGAAGGAAGAATCAAACTCTTTAACAACCAAGTTTTCGTAGCAGATAATATTAAAGAAGTCATTCCTGAGTTTTTACTTCTATTAAAAGGAGTAATTGATTGTCCTGACTTACCACTTAATGTATCAAGAAGCTTTTTACAAAATGATGGTTTTGTAAGAAAAATATCTGATTACATTACTAAAAAAGTAGCAGACAAATTAACTGGATTGTATAAAACTGAGAATGAAAGCTTTATAAAATACTGGGATGATATTCACCCATTTGTAAAGTTCGGTTCATTAAAAGACGATAAATTCTACTCTAAAGTAAAAGATATTCTAATTTACAAAAGTATTTATGGTGAATATATCTCTATTAAAGACTATATTGAGAAAAACAAAGAAAAGAATAAAGACAAAGTATTCTATGTAACAGACGAACAACAACAATCTCAATATATAGAATTGTTTAAGCAAAATGAAATGGATGCTATAATTCTTAGCCATTCCATTGACCAACCATTTATCAGTCATATAGAGTCACAAGAAAAAGATGTGAAATTTGCACGTATTGACTCTGATTTATCCGATTCCTTAAAAGAAGACTCTAATGAAGAAGAATTAAAACCTGCAACAGAAACATTGGAGAATTTATTTAGAAAAGCATTGGCAAATGAAAATCTGAAAGTTAAAGTAGAATCCTTGAAAAACATAGACCTTTCTTCAATGATCATCTTATCTGAAGAATCAAGACGTATGCAAGAAATGAGTAAGATGTATGGCTTTGCTGGTTTGGGTGGCAATATGCCAAGTGATGAAACATTGGTTTTAAATAAAAAGAATTCACTAGTACAATATTTACTAGATAACAACACTAACGAAACAAAGCTAGAAGATATTACTATGATTTGTGAGCAATTATACGATCTAGCACTTCTTAGCCATAAGCCTTTACAACCAGAAGCGATGACTAAGTTTATAAAAAGAAGCAATGCGTTATTGTCTAGATTAGCATTATAATTAAGTGAGGGCCCTTTATTATAAGGGCCCTTCTTTGTACTTATTCTTATAATGTTTTCTTGTAAGCGATATAACTAAAAACAACTGTAATAATGGTTGCTAATATTAAACAACCAAGAGAAAAGATGACACTTCCAAAACCACTAAAGAAAAATACATTTCCTATTATAATAATGATTCCAAATAAGAATAGCACAATTCCTCCAAATCGCTGACTTAGAAACCAGGCTTTTTCATTGGCCATACTCCATTTTGTTCTTATACCAATTAATGTGTTTAATTTTCCTTTTGGCATAATATTACCAATAACAATTAATGCTACCCCAAAGAAAATAAACATTAATCTCTGAATGTCCATATCAGGTAGATTCTCATTGGCATAATTAAATGCTCTATATAAAAAAGATATGATCATCCCATTAAACCAAATCATTATACCAATGCCAGTAATAATAGATACTTTCTCATTAGAGAACTCTTCCTTCTTAGCTGCATTTTTCCCTGTAAATTTTAGAAAAACACCCATTGCCATTGTTATTCCAACCAATATAAATGATTCATACTTACTACCTATCCGAGTTATTTCACCTGATAAATTAAAATGCATCGGCACTTGATCTGGTAAAAAAGGTATCGCAACAAGGATTAGGATTAAAGGTAAAAAAACTAAAAAATCCAATATTCTATATTTCTTTTTCAATATAACTACCCCCTAAATTGTTCAAACCAAAGTAACATCTCTTCAAATACAGATGTATTCAGTTCATAATAAATATAATTCTTATACTTTGTTTCATAAACCAAATCTGCTTTCTTTAATTGATTCATATGGTAAGATATGGCTGCCCCTGTCACTTCAAAATGCTGTCCTATTTCACCTGCAGATAACTTCCCTTTTCTTAGCAAAAGTAAAATCTCTCTTCTAATGGGATCTGATAACGCTTTAAATGTTTCTGGAAATCCCAATATCACACCTCCGCTCATATCTATTTAAATATTTCTTTAAATATATTATATCAAAATAATTACAAAAAGATACACCTATTTAAAAATTATTTTAAATAGGTGTATCTTTAGCTATCAATCTTCTTTAAATTTTTAACGACTCTTACTAACTGACTTATACGAAATTGATAGCAGTAACAAAGCCCCTGTTATCATTATAATTGCCGATTCATCTATTTCTATTATCGCTACTGCTATAGCACCTATTAATAAAGCAACACTTGAAATTATCGCAAGTATGTCTATAATGTTATTCTCACCTTTTAATTTTAATATAATTGTACAAATTTGGAGTAGTATAGAAGCAGTTAATGCAAGTACCAATAACTCGTCACTAATTTTCACATCTATCACACTCAATAAAATACCTAACAATGCTGTATATATTCCAATACAATAATATGCAATGTTCAACTTTTTAAGCTCAATCGAATACCACTTCATTTTAGGCAATATCGCAATCCATATTCCTGAAAAAACCAACATTATATTCATATTTAACCCACTTTCATATTTATTAATATTTTCAAACAACTTGCTGCTAAATATCCTACCCATCCGGCAGCAAAAATAGATGTTAAATTTTGTCATTAAGTTTCTTTTTTCGCATCTATATAAAGGAACCCTTTGCAAAATCAAGACTAGGGATATTAAGTAATGACATCATTTCTCTCTGCAAATGAGAATGACCTATGACACTTTATCAACCAAATTCTTATACGAATTCTCAAAAATAAAAACTCTTTCTTTTCTACCATTATTTTTTAGTTTTATCTTTATATTATATTTATCTAAAAATAAATTTTTCCTGCATTTTATAATTTCAATTTCTTTAACACTTACAATCACACCATATAGGAGAACCTTATCTTCTTCAATAGAAAAAACAGATGCTACAAGGCTATCATAAATACTGCTCATAAAAATACCAGCTACAAATCCAAATACCCATCCACCGTATTCTCCATAATAAAAATAAATCCCTTGTACAATAAAAAAAATAAAAGCAACTACAATTGAAACTGATACTAACTGCTTTTCAACTTTCGTTAATTCTACCAGACTACCTGTGCTTTTTATATACTTTTTAAAGTGTAATAATAAAACAAAATAAAAGATACCCATAATAAATAAAATAATACCTACCCAAAATTGCATATAATTTCAACATCCTTTCATTTTTTAAAGTTA encodes:
- a CDS encoding ABC transporter permease, which produces MNKRLLSFPYILWIIVFTIVPIGAIFYYGLTVNTPEGLSFTFENIFKITEQVNWKSLRLASWLAFLSTVLCLLLAYPLALILAKNKVGRNSFILFIFVLPMWMNFLLRTYAWLTLLENNGVINSILRALHLPTIHIINTQNAVVLGMVYNFLPFMILPIYNVLVKIDSSLIEAAEDLGANKFQTFFKVIFPLSLPGVISGITMVFVPSVTTFVISNLLGGGKVLLIGNVIENQFKYTNNWHVGSGLSLVLMIFIFISMAVITRYDKNTEGAGLW
- the potA gene encoding spermidine/putrescine ABC transporter ATP-binding protein — translated: MNDKIIDLVNIAKSFDGTKVLENLNLYIRRNEFLTLLGPSGCGKTTTLRIIGGFESPDSGQVIFENKDITKAPPYERKVNTVFQKYALFPHLNIEENIAFGLKLKKMGQKEIKEKVEYVLNLVNLKGFEKRSINSLSGGQQQRIAIARAIVNEPEVLLLDEPLGALDLKLRQDMQLELKKLQRELGITFIYVTHDQEEALTMSDTIVVMNGGVIQQIGTPEDIYNEPKNAFVADFIGESNILEGKMIKDELVELFDVNLPCVDKGFGPNEIVDVVIRPEDVKLVHKDESPIKGRVTSTIFKGVHYEMTVQTIDFEWLVQSTKLFAVDTEVSIQVKPFNIHIMKKGGVISE
- a CDS encoding helix-turn-helix domain-containing protein, translated to MKIGQKIKRLRMQKGLTQEELADRSELSKGFISQLERDLTSPSIASLIDILQCLGSNLKDFFNDIKDEQVVFKKSDYFIKNDVELKNEIQWIIPNAQKNSMEPILLNLEPGGSTLPDYPHEGEEFGYVLNGSIAIHIGSEIYKAKKGESFYFVPDKTHFVENTGKIVASLIWVSSPPSF
- the htpG gene encoding molecular chaperone HtpG, with product MINENGSLSIHSENIFPIIKKWLYSDHDIFVRELISNACDAITKLKKLDIMGEYTIPDNTHFKVEVKLNENNKTIQIIDNGLGMTADEIKQYINQIAFSGAEDFLNKYKDKANQEQIIGHFGLGFYSAFMVADTVTIDTLSYVDGATPVKWECDGGTEFTLSEGTRTERGTTITLHIGDEGKEFLREYPLKSTIEKYCSFMPYDIFFINENEEETKKETDTKEETEEPQPLNDTNPLWLKHPNDCTEEEYKAFYRKVFMDFKEPLFWIHLNMDYPFNLKGILFFPKINNEYENMEGRIKLFNNQVFVADNIKEVIPEFLLLLKGVIDCPDLPLNVSRSFLQNDGFVRKISDYITKKVADKLTGLYKTENESFIKYWDDIHPFVKFGSLKDDKFYSKVKDILIYKSIYGEYISIKDYIEKNKEKNKDKVFYVTDEQQQSQYIELFKQNEMDAIILSHSIDQPFISHIESQEKDVKFARIDSDLSDSLKEDSNEEELKPATETLENLFRKALANENLKVKVESLKNIDLSSMIILSEESRRMQEMSKMYGFAGLGGNMPSDETLVLNKKNSLVQYLLDNNTNETKLEDITMICEQLYDLALLSHKPLQPEAMTKFIKRSNALLSRLAL
- a CDS encoding DUF1648 domain-containing protein, encoding MKKKYRILDFLVFLPLILILVAIPFLPDQVPMHFNLSGEITRIGSKYESFILVGITMAMGVFLKFTGKNAAKKEEFSNEKVSIITGIGIMIWFNGMIISFLYRAFNYANENLPDMDIQRLMFIFFGVALIVIGNIMPKGKLNTLIGIRTKWSMANEKAWFLSQRFGGIVLFLFGIIIIIGNVFFFSGFGSVIFSLGCLILATIITVVFSYIAYKKTL
- a CDS encoding autorepressor SdpR family transcription factor — its product is MGFPETFKALSDPIRREILLLLRKGKLSAGEIGQHFEVTGAAISYHMNQLKKADLVYETKYKNYIYYELNTSVFEEMLLWFEQFRG